The Streptomyces sp. NBC_00224 genome has a window encoding:
- a CDS encoding HGxxPAAW family protein: MAGSSGGHGHTPAAWTGVIISFIGFCAASVFIVAANPIGFWAGTALTLLGGVVGGVMKMAGLGAPKESAEMAAAREDAGAKSRARLAEAR, from the coding sequence ATGGCGGGCAGCAGCGGCGGCCACGGACACACCCCGGCCGCCTGGACCGGTGTCATCATCTCCTTCATCGGCTTTTGCGCGGCCTCGGTCTTCATCGTCGCCGCCAACCCGATCGGCTTCTGGGCCGGTACGGCGCTCACTCTCCTCGGTGGCGTCGTCGGCGGCGTCATGAAGATGGCCGGCCTCGGCGCTCCCAAGGAGTCGGCCGAGATGGCCGCGGCCCGTGAGGACGCCGGCGCCAAGTCCCGCGCCCGCCTCGCCGAGGCCCGCTGA
- a CDS encoding anthranilate synthase component I encodes MDLETFRKLAVDRRVIPVSRRLLADGDTPVGLYRKLAAERPGTFLLESAENGRSWSRYSFVGVRSAATLTARDGEAHWLGTPPVGVPTSGDPLEALRATVEALHTPRDLAAGMPPFTGGMVGYLGYDIVRRLERIGEHGRDDLRLPELTMLLTSDLAVLDHWAGSVLLIANAINHNDLDTGVDEAYADAVARLDAMEADLAKPAEYAPAALPPSVLPEYTALWGGKAYQDAVEDIKERIRAGEAFQVVPSQRFETPCSASALDVYRVLRATNPSPYMYLFRFDGFDVVGSSPEALVKVEDGRAMVHPIAGTRHRGATPQEDNDLAEELLADPKERAEHLMLVDLGRNDLGRVCEPGSVEVVDFMSVERYSHVMHIVSTVTGRVAPGRTAFDVLTACFPAGTLSGAPKPRAMQIIEELEPSRRGLYGGCVGYLDFAGDSDTAIAIRTALLRDGTAYVQAGAGVVADSDPVSEDNECRNKAAAVLRAVHTANRLND; translated from the coding sequence ATGGATCTCGAAACCTTCCGCAAGCTCGCGGTGGACCGCCGCGTCATCCCGGTCAGCCGCCGCCTCCTCGCGGACGGCGACACCCCCGTCGGGCTCTACCGGAAGCTCGCCGCCGAGCGGCCCGGCACCTTCCTCCTGGAGTCCGCCGAGAACGGGCGGTCCTGGTCGCGCTACTCGTTCGTGGGCGTGCGCTCCGCCGCCACGCTCACCGCCCGCGACGGCGAAGCCCACTGGCTGGGCACCCCGCCCGTCGGCGTCCCCACCTCGGGTGATCCGCTGGAGGCCCTGCGGGCGACCGTCGAGGCGCTGCACACCCCGCGCGACCTGGCGGCGGGAATGCCGCCGTTCACCGGCGGCATGGTCGGCTACCTCGGCTACGACATCGTGCGCAGGCTGGAGAGGATCGGGGAGCACGGGCGCGACGACCTGCGGCTGCCCGAGCTGACCATGCTGCTCACCTCCGACCTCGCCGTGCTCGACCACTGGGCCGGGTCGGTGCTCCTGATCGCCAACGCGATCAACCACAACGACCTGGACACCGGCGTCGACGAGGCGTACGCGGACGCCGTGGCCCGGCTCGACGCCATGGAGGCGGACCTGGCGAAGCCCGCCGAGTACGCGCCCGCCGCCCTCCCGCCGTCCGTGCTGCCCGAGTACACCGCGCTGTGGGGCGGCAAGGCGTACCAGGACGCCGTCGAGGACATCAAGGAGCGCATCCGCGCGGGCGAGGCCTTCCAGGTGGTGCCCTCGCAGCGGTTCGAGACGCCCTGCAGCGCCAGCGCGCTCGACGTCTACCGGGTGCTGCGGGCCACCAACCCGTCCCCGTACATGTACCTCTTCCGCTTCGACGGCTTCGACGTCGTCGGCTCCAGCCCCGAGGCCCTCGTCAAGGTCGAGGACGGGCGGGCCATGGTCCACCCGATCGCCGGGACCCGGCACCGGGGCGCCACCCCGCAGGAGGACAACGACCTGGCCGAGGAGCTGCTCGCCGACCCCAAGGAGCGGGCCGAGCACCTGATGCTGGTGGACCTGGGCCGCAACGACCTGGGCCGGGTCTGCGAGCCGGGCAGCGTCGAGGTCGTCGACTTCATGTCCGTCGAGCGGTACTCGCACGTCATGCACATCGTGTCGACCGTGACCGGCCGGGTCGCCCCGGGTCGTACCGCCTTCGACGTGCTCACCGCGTGCTTCCCCGCCGGGACCCTCTCCGGCGCGCCCAAGCCGCGTGCGATGCAGATCATCGAGGAGCTGGAGCCGAGCCGCCGAGGGCTCTACGGCGGCTGCGTCGGCTATCTCGACTTCGCCGGGGACTCCGACACCGCCATCGCCATCCGCACCGCGCTGCTGCGCGACGGCACGGCGTACGTACAGGCCGGGGCGGGCGTGGTGGCCGACTCCGACCCGGTCTCGGAGGACAACGAGTGCCGCAACAAGGCGGCGGCGGTGCTGCGGGCAGTGCATACGGCGAACCGACTCAACGACTAG
- the hisB gene encoding imidazoleglycerol-phosphate dehydratase HisB — MSRVGRVERTTKETSVLVEIDLDGTGKVDVSTGVGFYDHMLDQLGRHGLFDLTVKTDGDLHIDSHHTIEDTALALGAAFKQALGDKVGIYRFGNCTVPLDESLAQVTVDLSGRPYLVHTEPENMAPMIGEYDTTMTRHILESFVAQAQIALHVHVPYGRNAHHIVECQFKALARALRYASEHDPRAAGILPSTKGAL, encoded by the coding sequence ATGAGCCGCGTCGGCCGTGTCGAACGCACCACCAAGGAGACGTCCGTCCTCGTCGAGATCGACCTTGACGGGACCGGAAAGGTCGACGTGTCGACGGGAGTCGGCTTCTACGACCACATGCTCGACCAGCTCGGCCGCCACGGCCTCTTCGACCTCACGGTCAAGACGGACGGCGACCTGCACATCGACTCGCACCACACCATCGAGGACACCGCCCTCGCGCTCGGCGCCGCCTTCAAGCAGGCGCTCGGCGACAAGGTCGGCATCTACCGCTTCGGCAACTGCACGGTCCCCCTCGACGAGTCCCTCGCCCAGGTGACCGTGGACCTCTCCGGCCGCCCGTACCTCGTGCACACCGAGCCCGAGAACATGGCGCCGATGATCGGCGAGTACGACACCACGATGACCCGGCACATCCTGGAGTCCTTCGTGGCGCAGGCGCAGATCGCCCTGCACGTCCACGTCCCGTACGGGCGCAACGCGCACCACATCGTGGAGTGCCAGTTCAAGGCGCTGGCGCGGGCGCTGCGCTACGCATCCGAGCACGACCCGCGTGCCGCGGGCATCCTTCCTTCGACCAAGGGCGCGCTGTGA
- a CDS encoding TIGR02234 family membrane protein, whose protein sequence is MEYVSAVPEPQSRAESASPARGGGRRALAAALLFAAVGAAVVLLASGQIWAEGHAAVGGGSVPLRATGQNVTGVPAALAIVGLAALVAVFAVRRAGRLLVSGLLALSGAGAALAAFLGADDSSALDEKAARTSGDAAATIGGLTHTAWPYVTFAGGLLLLVAGLLALRFGAAWPAMGGRYERDGSPRARKPRPVKDPDRPEELWKALDRGEDPTGV, encoded by the coding sequence GTGGAGTACGTGAGTGCCGTTCCCGAACCCCAGTCGCGTGCCGAATCCGCGTCGCCCGCCCGTGGCGGCGGTCGCCGCGCCCTCGCCGCCGCCCTGCTCTTCGCAGCCGTCGGAGCCGCCGTGGTCCTGCTCGCCTCCGGGCAGATCTGGGCCGAGGGCCATGCCGCGGTCGGGGGCGGCTCCGTGCCGCTGCGCGCCACCGGGCAGAACGTGACGGGCGTGCCCGCCGCGCTCGCGATAGTCGGGCTCGCCGCGCTCGTGGCGGTCTTCGCGGTCCGCCGGGCCGGCCGGCTCCTGGTCTCCGGGCTGCTCGCGCTGAGCGGCGCCGGAGCCGCGCTCGCCGCCTTCCTCGGCGCCGACGACAGCTCCGCGCTGGACGAGAAGGCCGCCAGGACCAGCGGCGACGCCGCCGCGACCATCGGCGGCCTCACCCACACCGCCTGGCCCTACGTCACCTTCGCGGGCGGCCTGCTGCTCCTGGTCGCCGGGCTGCTCGCGCTGCGGTTCGGCGCCGCCTGGCCCGCGATGGGCGGGCGCTACGAGCGCGACGGCAGCCCCCGGGCCCGCAAGCCCCGCCCGGTCAAGGACCCGGACCGGCCCGAGGAGCTGTGGAAGGCCCTGGACCGGGGCGAGGACCCGACCGGAGTGTGA
- the hisD gene encoding histidinol dehydrogenase: MISRIDLRGNALPEGGALRDLLPRAEFDVEAALEKVRPICEDVHHRGTAALIEYAEKFDGVTLERIRVPAEALAEALETLDPQVKAALEESIRRARIVHRAQRRGEHTVQVVPGGTVTEKWVPVERVGLYAPGGRSVYPSSVVMNVVPAQEAGVESIALASPPQKEFGGLPHPTILAACALLGVDEVYAAGGAQAVAMFAYGTSGPDGCAPANMVTGPGNIWVAAAKRYFTGRIGIDTEAGPTEIAVLADETADPAHVAADLISQAEHDPMAAAVLVTDCAALADAVERELEPQIAATKHVEDRIKPALAGRQSAIVLVDGLEQGLKVVDAYGAEHLEIQTADAAAVAGRVRNAGAIFVGPWAPVSLGDYCAGSNHVLPTGGCACHSSGLSVQSFLKGIHIVDYSRDALAEVAHHVVTLAEAEDLPAHGAALKARFGWKVPGQ; encoded by the coding sequence GTGATCTCTCGAATCGATCTGCGCGGCAACGCCCTCCCCGAGGGGGGCGCCCTGCGCGACCTGCTGCCCCGTGCCGAGTTCGACGTGGAAGCCGCCCTGGAGAAGGTGCGGCCCATCTGCGAGGACGTGCATCATCGCGGCACGGCGGCGCTGATCGAGTACGCGGAGAAGTTCGACGGAGTGACCCTGGAGCGGATCCGGGTGCCCGCCGAGGCGCTCGCCGAGGCCCTGGAGACGCTCGACCCGCAGGTCAAGGCGGCCCTGGAGGAGTCCATCCGGCGCGCCAGGATCGTCCACCGCGCCCAGCGCCGCGGCGAGCACACCGTCCAGGTGGTGCCCGGCGGCACCGTCACCGAGAAGTGGGTGCCGGTCGAGCGCGTGGGTCTTTACGCGCCGGGCGGCCGGTCGGTGTACCCGTCGTCCGTGGTCATGAACGTGGTCCCGGCCCAGGAGGCGGGCGTCGAGTCGATCGCGCTGGCCTCCCCGCCGCAGAAGGAGTTCGGGGGACTGCCGCACCCGACGATCCTCGCCGCGTGCGCGCTGCTCGGCGTCGACGAGGTGTACGCGGCGGGCGGCGCCCAGGCCGTCGCGATGTTCGCGTACGGGACCTCCGGACCCGACGGGTGTGCGCCCGCGAACATGGTGACCGGCCCCGGCAACATCTGGGTCGCCGCCGCCAAGCGCTACTTCACGGGCCGCATCGGCATCGACACCGAGGCCGGACCGACCGAGATCGCCGTGCTCGCCGACGAGACCGCCGACCCGGCGCACGTCGCCGCCGACCTGATCAGCCAGGCCGAGCACGACCCGATGGCGGCCGCCGTCCTGGTCACCGACTGCGCGGCGCTCGCCGACGCGGTCGAGCGCGAGCTGGAGCCGCAGATCGCGGCCACCAAGCACGTCGAGGACCGGATCAAGCCCGCGCTGGCGGGCAGGCAGTCCGCGATCGTGCTGGTCGACGGCCTGGAGCAGGGCCTCAAGGTGGTCGACGCGTACGGCGCCGAGCACCTGGAGATCCAGACCGCCGACGCCGCCGCCGTGGCCGGCCGGGTCCGCAACGCGGGCGCGATCTTCGTCGGCCCGTGGGCCCCGGTCTCGCTCGGCGACTACTGCGCGGGCTCCAACCACGTGCTGCCCACCGGCGGCTGCGCCTGCCACTCCTCGGGCCTGTCGGTCCAGTCCTTCCTCAAGGGCATCCACATCGTCGACTACAGCCGGGACGCCCTGGCCGAGGTCGCCCACCACGTGGTCACGCTCGCGGAGGCCGAGGACCTGCCCGCGCACGGGGCCGCGCTCAAGGCGAGGTTCGGATGGAAGGTGCCGGGCCAGTGA
- the hisH gene encoding imidazole glycerol phosphate synthase subunit HisH — MSTGTPRKKVVVFDYGFGNVRSAERALAHVGADVEITRDYDTAMNADGLLVPGVGAFSACMQGLREARGDWIVGRRLSGGRPVMGICVGMQILFARGIEHGVETEGLDEWPGTVGPLKAPIVPHMGWNTVKAPEDTELFAGLDADARYYFVHSYAVHDWTLEVGNANMRAPKVTWATHGEPFVAAVENGALWATQFHPEKSGDAGAQLLTNWIGTL; from the coding sequence TTGAGCACGGGCACCCCTCGTAAGAAGGTCGTGGTCTTCGACTACGGCTTCGGCAACGTGCGCTCCGCCGAGCGCGCCCTCGCCCACGTCGGCGCGGACGTCGAGATCACCCGTGACTACGACACGGCCATGAACGCCGACGGGCTGCTCGTCCCCGGCGTCGGCGCCTTCTCCGCCTGTATGCAGGGGCTGCGCGAGGCGCGCGGCGACTGGATCGTGGGCCGGCGCCTGTCGGGCGGCCGCCCGGTGATGGGCATCTGCGTCGGCATGCAGATCCTGTTCGCCCGGGGCATCGAGCACGGCGTGGAGACCGAGGGCCTGGACGAGTGGCCCGGCACGGTCGGGCCGCTCAAGGCGCCGATCGTCCCGCACATGGGCTGGAACACGGTCAAGGCCCCCGAGGACACCGAGCTCTTCGCGGGCCTGGACGCCGACGCCCGGTACTACTTCGTGCACTCGTACGCGGTGCACGACTGGACCCTGGAAGTCGGCAACGCCAACATGCGCGCCCCCAAGGTCACCTGGGCCACCCACGGCGAGCCGTTCGTGGCCGCGGTGGAGAACGGCGCGCTGTGGGCGACCCAGTTCCACCCCGAGAAGTCCGGCGACGCCGGCGCCCAGCTGCTGACCAACTGGATCGGAACCCTGTGA
- a CDS encoding RidA family protein translates to MSDVRRVQSDVPSPWEDSFGFARAVAAGDHVHVAGTTPFKGTVLYGEGDPYEQAMVAFSNALAALAEFGLGVESVVRTRMYLTHARDIDEAGRAHKELFDAVRPAATLVIVTGLVDPRMLVEVEVDAYRGATDGAPEGAPA, encoded by the coding sequence ATGAGCGACGTACGGCGTGTGCAGAGTGACGTTCCCAGTCCCTGGGAGGACTCGTTCGGCTTCGCGCGCGCCGTCGCCGCGGGCGACCATGTGCACGTCGCCGGCACCACGCCGTTCAAGGGCACGGTGCTGTACGGCGAGGGCGACCCGTACGAGCAGGCCATGGTGGCCTTCTCGAACGCCCTCGCCGCGCTCGCGGAGTTCGGGCTCGGGGTCGAGTCCGTGGTCCGCACCCGTATGTATCTGACCCACGCGCGGGACATCGACGAGGCGGGCAGGGCCCACAAGGAGCTCTTCGACGCCGTCCGTCCGGCGGCCACGCTGGTCATCGTGACCGGTCTGGTCGACCCGCGCATGCTGGTCGAAGTAGAAGTGGACGCTTACCGAGGCGCCACCGACGGCGCCCCCGAAGGAGCCCCCGCATGA
- the hisI gene encoding phosphoribosyl-AMP cyclohydrolase, translated as MTSTLDPAVAARLKRTADGLVPAIAQQYDTGEVLMLGWMDDEALHRTLTTGRCTYWSRSRNEYWVKGDTSGHFQQVKSVALDCDGDTLLVKVDQVGAACHTGDRTCFDADVLLPAPAQ; from the coding sequence ATGACCAGCACTCTCGACCCCGCCGTCGCCGCCCGCCTCAAGCGGACCGCCGATGGACTGGTCCCGGCCATCGCCCAGCAGTACGACACCGGCGAGGTGCTCATGCTCGGCTGGATGGACGACGAGGCCCTGCACCGCACCCTGACCACCGGCCGTTGCACCTACTGGTCGCGCAGCCGGAACGAGTACTGGGTCAAGGGCGACACTTCCGGGCATTTCCAGCAGGTGAAGTCCGTCGCGTTGGACTGTGACGGGGACACCCTCCTCGTCAAGGTCGATCAGGTCGGCGCCGCCTGCCACACCGGGGATCGGACATGCTTCGACGCCGACGTCCTGCTGCCCGCCCCCGCTCAGTAG
- the priA gene encoding bifunctional 1-(5-phosphoribosyl)-5-((5-phosphoribosylamino)methylideneamino)imidazole-4-carboxamide isomerase/phosphoribosylanthranilate isomerase PriA yields MAPSSPKLELLPAVDVRDGQAVRLVHGESGSETSYGSPLQAALAWQASGAEWLHLVDLDAAFGTGDNRALIAEVAGAMDIKVELSGGIRDDASLEAALATGCRRVNLGTAALETPEWVAKVIAEYGDRIAVGLDVRGTTLRGRGWTRDGGDLYETLARLDSEGCARYVVTDIAKDGTLQGPNLELLRNVCAATDKPVVASGGVSSLDDLRAIAGLVGQGVEGAIVGKALYAKAFTLEEALEAVSR; encoded by the coding sequence ATGGCACCGTCGTCCCCGAAGCTCGAACTCCTGCCCGCCGTCGACGTCCGCGACGGCCAGGCCGTCCGCCTCGTCCACGGCGAGTCCGGCTCGGAGACCTCCTACGGCTCCCCGCTCCAGGCGGCGCTCGCCTGGCAGGCCTCCGGCGCCGAGTGGCTGCACCTGGTGGACCTGGACGCGGCCTTCGGCACCGGCGACAACCGTGCGCTGATCGCCGAGGTCGCGGGCGCGATGGACATCAAGGTCGAGCTGTCCGGCGGCATCCGCGACGACGCCTCCCTGGAGGCCGCGCTCGCCACCGGCTGCCGCCGCGTCAACCTGGGCACCGCGGCCCTGGAGACCCCGGAGTGGGTCGCCAAGGTCATCGCCGAGTACGGCGACAGGATCGCGGTCGGTCTGGACGTACGGGGCACGACCCTGCGCGGCCGCGGCTGGACCCGCGACGGCGGCGACCTCTACGAGACGCTGGCGCGCCTCGACTCCGAGGGCTGCGCGCGGTACGTGGTGACCGACATCGCCAAGGACGGCACCCTCCAGGGCCCCAACCTGGAGCTGCTGCGCAACGTCTGCGCGGCCACCGACAAGCCGGTGGTGGCCTCCGGCGGCGTATCCTCGCTCGACGACCTGCGGGCGATCGCGGGGCTCGTGGGGCAGGGTGTGGAGGGCGCCATCGTGGGCAAGGCCCTGTACGCGAAGGCGTTCACCCTCGAAGAAGCCCTGGAGGCTGTGTCCCGATGA
- a CDS encoding TIGR03085 family metal-binding protein, with protein sequence MSTHAKRERLLLADLLEAAGPEAPTLCDSWTARDLAAHLVVRERRLDAAGGIILGALKSRLDRVQAEFAAKPYEELVQLFRTGPPKYSPYNLKQVDEGANAIEFYVHGEDVRRAQPDWTPRPVDPVFADVLWSRLERMARLMGRRSPVGLVLRRPDGQTAVARRGTPVVTVTGEPGELALFVSGRQGAADVQVEGEKDAAARALEAKLGV encoded by the coding sequence ATGTCGACCCATGCCAAGCGTGAACGGCTCCTGCTCGCCGACCTGTTGGAGGCGGCGGGCCCGGAGGCCCCGACCCTCTGCGACAGCTGGACGGCGCGCGACCTCGCCGCCCACCTGGTGGTCCGCGAGCGCCGCCTCGACGCGGCCGGCGGGATAATCCTCGGCGCGCTGAAGTCCCGTCTCGACCGGGTGCAGGCGGAGTTCGCCGCGAAGCCGTACGAGGAGCTGGTCCAGCTCTTCCGTACGGGGCCGCCGAAGTACTCGCCGTACAACCTCAAGCAGGTCGACGAGGGGGCGAACGCGATCGAGTTCTACGTCCACGGCGAGGACGTCCGCCGCGCCCAGCCCGACTGGACGCCGCGCCCGGTCGACCCGGTCTTCGCGGACGTCCTCTGGTCCCGCCTGGAGAGGATGGCCCGCCTGATGGGCCGCCGCTCCCCCGTGGGCCTGGTCCTGCGCCGCCCCGACGGCCAGACGGCGGTGGCGCGGCGGGGCACCCCCGTGGTGACGGTCACGGGCGAACCGGGCGAACTGGCCCTGTTCGTGTCGGGGCGCCAGGGGGCGGCGGATGTGCAGGTGGAGGGGGAGAAGGACGCGGCGGCGCGGGCGCTGGAGGCGAAGCTGGGGGTTTGA
- the hisF gene encoding imidazole glycerol phosphate synthase subunit HisF, whose protein sequence is MTLAVRVIPCLDVDNGRVVKGVNFQNLRDAGDPVEMAKLYDAEGADELTFLDITASSGNRETTYDVVRRTAEQVFIPLTVGGGVRSTDDVDKLLRAGADKVGVNTAAIERPELIREIAERFGRQVLVLSVDARRTESGSFEVTTHGGRRGTGIDAVEWAHRAAELGAGEILLNSMDADGTKDGYDVPMISAVRRHVTVPVIASGGAGRLADFAPAVAAGADAVLAASVFHFGDLRIGDVKTALREAGHPVR, encoded by the coding sequence ATGACGCTCGCGGTGCGAGTCATCCCCTGTCTGGACGTCGACAACGGCCGGGTGGTGAAGGGTGTCAACTTCCAGAACCTGCGCGACGCGGGCGACCCGGTCGAGATGGCCAAGCTGTACGACGCCGAGGGCGCGGACGAGCTGACGTTCCTGGACATCACCGCGTCCTCGGGCAACCGCGAGACGACGTACGACGTGGTGCGGCGCACCGCCGAGCAGGTCTTCATCCCGCTGACAGTGGGCGGCGGGGTCCGCTCGACGGACGACGTGGACAAGCTGCTGCGGGCCGGGGCGGACAAGGTGGGCGTCAACACGGCGGCGATCGAGCGCCCCGAGCTGATCCGCGAGATCGCGGAGCGGTTCGGGCGCCAGGTGCTCGTCCTGTCGGTCGACGCCCGCCGTACCGAATCCGGCTCCTTCGAGGTGACCACGCACGGCGGGCGCCGGGGCACCGGCATCGACGCGGTGGAGTGGGCGCACCGGGCGGCGGAGCTGGGGGCGGGGGAGATCCTGCTGAACTCCATGGACGCGGACGGGACGAAGGACGGGTACGACGTCCCGATGATCTCGGCGGTCCGCCGCCACGTCACCGTGCCGGTGATCGCCTCGGGCGGGGCGGGCCGTCTCGCCGACTTCGCTCCGGCGGTGGCGGCGGGTGCGGACGCGGTCCTGGCAGCGTCGGTGTTCCACTTCGGGGACCTGCGGATCGGGGACGTAAAGACCGCGCTGCGCGAGGCGGGCCACCCGGTGCGCTGA
- a CDS encoding histidinol-phosphate transaminase, whose translation MTENQRLTLDDLPVRDELRGKSPYGAPQLDVPVQLNTNENPYPLPEALVARIAERVAQAARGLNRYPDRDAVELRTELARYLTRTGGHTVGVENVWAANGSNEVIQQLLQTFGGPGRTAIGFEPSYSMHGLIARGTGTGWISGPRNEDFTIDVEAAEKAIAENAPDVVFITSPNNPTGTAVGAETVLALHDAAQAAKPSLVVVDEAYVEFSHRESLLPLIEGRPHLVVSRTMSKAFGAAGLRLGYLAAHPAVVDAVQLVRLPYHLSAVTQATALAALEHTDTLLGYVEQLKKERDRLVTELRAVGYEVTESDANFVQFGRFEDSHTAWQRILDQGVLVRDNGVPGWLRVTAGTPTENDAFLDAVRQLKKEQRA comes from the coding sequence GTGACCGAGAACCAGCGCCTCACCCTGGACGACCTGCCCGTACGCGACGAACTGCGCGGCAAGTCCCCCTACGGCGCGCCCCAGTTGGACGTGCCCGTCCAGCTCAACACCAACGAGAACCCGTACCCGCTGCCCGAGGCGCTGGTCGCGCGGATCGCGGAGCGCGTGGCGCAGGCCGCGCGCGGGCTCAACCGCTACCCCGACCGGGACGCGGTGGAGCTGCGCACCGAGCTCGCCCGCTACCTCACCCGCACCGGCGGACACACCGTCGGCGTCGAGAACGTGTGGGCGGCCAACGGCTCCAACGAGGTCATCCAGCAGCTGCTGCAGACCTTCGGCGGCCCCGGCCGCACCGCCATCGGCTTCGAGCCCTCGTACTCGATGCACGGCCTCATCGCGCGCGGCACCGGCACCGGGTGGATCTCCGGTCCGCGCAACGAGGACTTCACGATCGACGTGGAGGCCGCCGAGAAGGCCATCGCGGAGAACGCCCCGGACGTCGTCTTCATCACCTCGCCCAACAACCCCACCGGCACGGCGGTCGGCGCCGAAACGGTTCTCGCGCTCCACGACGCCGCCCAGGCCGCCAAGCCGTCCCTGGTGGTCGTCGACGAGGCGTACGTCGAGTTCAGCCACCGCGAGTCGCTGCTGCCGCTCATCGAGGGCCGCCCCCACCTGGTCGTCTCGCGGACCATGTCCAAGGCCTTCGGCGCGGCCGGGCTGCGCCTCGGCTATCTCGCCGCGCACCCGGCGGTGGTCGACGCGGTCCAGCTCGTCCGCCTGCCGTACCACCTCTCCGCCGTCACCCAGGCGACCGCGCTCGCGGCCCTGGAGCACACGGACACGCTGCTCGGCTATGTCGAGCAGCTGAAGAAGGAGCGGGACCGGCTGGTCACCGAGCTGCGGGCGGTCGGGTACGAGGTGACCGAGTCGGATGCCAACTTCGTCCAGTTCGGCCGCTTCGAGGACTCCCACACCGCCTGGCAGCGGATCCTCGACCAGGGCGTCCTGGTCCGTGACAACGGGGTGCCCGGGTGGCTGCGCGTCACCGCCGGCACCCCGACCGAGAACGACGCGTTCCTGGACGCGGTCCGTCAACTCAAGAAGGAGCAGAGAGCATGA